Sequence from the Candidatus Krumholzibacteriota bacterium genome:
TTTATCACTGGAAAACAGAACGGCATTGGGCTATCCTCCCCTTCATGCCTGTAGTCCTGCATACGGAATCGCTGCGGCTCGGTCCGGGAGGACAGACGATACGGCTCGCCCAGGAAGCGCGCCGGCTGAACTCCATTAACGGCTGGTCCTGCCATGTAGCGGGCCGGTCGCCAGGCCCTCTCGATGCCGACCTCCTGGGAGAGGACTGGTATCACCCCTTCCGTTTCAATCGCTCCAAGTTTCACCCGGGATCGCTTCTACGGGCAATTCGCCTGCTGAAACAGATCCGTCCCGATATCATCCATACCCATTCGAGCTACGACGCGTGGGTGTTCGGGGTGGCCGGCCGCATCCTTGGCCTTCCTATCGTGCGTGGCCGTCATTCGAGCTGGCCGCTCAAAAAACCTGCCATAAGAAATTTCGCCTATACGCAACTCGCGGACGCATTCACAGTGTCGGGCGCGACCATCGGCCGGATACTTACATCGAGCGGAATAATCCGGGAAGATAAGGTTTTTGATACAGCGGGGGGATTCGACCAGGACAGGTTCGACCCGGACAGGGTCGACAGGGAACTTCTGCATCGTGAACTGGGATTGGCGACGGGAGCACGGATCATCGGGGCGGTATGCATGGTCCGTCCCACGAAAGGAATAGATATACTGGTCGATGCTTTTTCCCGCCTTCCGGACGATTCTGCCGGTGCCGGGCTGCATCTCGTCATAGCTGGTACCGTCTCGGACGAGGACCGGGCGTCTCTGACTTCCGCCTCTCCGGGCAGGATCCACTTTCTTGGCTACCGTGATGACATCGAGGATATTATCGGGAGCATGGACCTGCTCATCGTGCCATCGCGCAAAGCCGACGGAGTACCGCAGGTCATCCCCCAGGCGATGGCGCTCCGCGTTCCCGTGATAGGAGCCAGGGCCGCAGGCATCCCCGATGTCATTACAGACGGGGAGACGGGATTCCTCGTCCCTCCGGAGGATCCGGTAGCCCTTACGGCCAGGATCGTTTCCGTGTTATCGATGACCCCGGCCGATATGGCGGCTCTTCTCG
This genomic interval carries:
- a CDS encoding glycosyltransferase; translated protein: MRGSIVITTEVYNTPGSEERQKARIVYHWKTERHWAILPFMPVVLHTESLRLGPGGQTIRLAQEARRLNSINGWSCHVAGRSPGPLDADLLGEDWYHPFRFNRSKFHPGSLLRAIRLLKQIRPDIIHTHSSYDAWVFGVAGRILGLPIVRGRHSSWPLKKPAIRNFAYTQLADAFTVSGATIGRILTSSGIIREDKVFDTAGGFDQDRFDPDRVDRELLHRELGLATGARIIGAVCMVRPTKGIDILVDAFSRLPDDSAGAGLHLVIAGTVSDEDRASLTSASPGRIHFLGYRDDIEDIIGSMDLLIVPSRKADGVPQVIPQAMALRVPVIGARAAGIPDVITDGETGFLVPPEDPVALTARIVSVLSMTPADMAALLERARCRSLERHTFDSIVETYLSAYNYLLG